The window TAAAGAAGGGGATTATCTCGACGGAGGATCTTAGTCCTGATTCTCTTATTAAGAAGGCCATAGATTCTCCTTCTTTAATCGGCCGGGATCTGGTCCGGGAAGTAACTACCAATAAGGTTTACACCATTCCACCCCCTCCCTCCCAGGCACCGCCCCCCAAGATAGCCGTTTATGACTTTGGGGTTAAAAAAAATATCTTAAGAAAACTTTACCAACATGGGGCCCAATTAGTAGTGGTTCCTGCGGCCACCCCCGCCGATGAAATCCTGAGATTTGAACCGGATGGAATTGTGCTTTCCAACGGTCCCGGGGACCCGGCTGGAGTGGGCTATGCCATTGAAAACGTCCGCTTGCTCCTGGGCAAGAAACCCATTTTGGGCATCTGCCTCGGCCATCAGATCCTAGGGCTGGCTATGGGCGGAAAAACCTACAAGCTCAAATTCGGCCACCGGGGGGGAAATCAACCGGTGAAGGATTTAATCACCGGTCGGGTGGAAATTACGGCTCAAAACCACGGGTTCTGTGTTGACCTAAAATCCCTTCCCCGGGACAAGGTTTTCATCTCTCATATAAACCTTAATGATCATACGGTGGAAGGGATGACTAATTCCGAAGAGAGGGTTATTTCCGTTCAATATCATCCTGAAGCTTCTCCCGGACCTCACGATGCTAACTACCTATTTGGAAGATATATGGAGATGGTGAGAGGAGAAATGAGTCGATGAAAATAGGTAATATATTGGAGACAGACCTTATCTTCCTTGATTTTGAGTCCCGTAATAAAGAAGTGGCCTTAGAGGATATGGTAGGGCGAATAAACAAAAAGGTTAGAGATACTAAAGAGGTGCTTGAGGCCATCAACCGGAGAGAAAAATTGGGGACCACGGCCGTAGGTGATGGGGTCGCTCTTCCTCATTGTCGCACCTCAGCCATAAAGAAGATATTAGCGGCCTTTTTCAGGTCAACCGCCGGTATTGATTTTGAAGCGGAAGACGGTGAGCCTGTTCATCTCATCTTTCTTATATTAGCTCCCGACGAGGAATGGGAGTCTTACCTTGAGGTTCTGGCCCAGATAGCCCGCCTTTGCAAGGAGGAAAAGAATAGAAACGCCCTCCTGAAAGCAAATAATCCAGGGGAAGTTATAAAATTCATTAAGGGTGTTTCAGAGGGCATTTGAGGCTCTGTCTCAGTTTCGGGTTTCGGGTTTGGGGTTTCGGGTTTTGGGTTGTAAGTGGCAGATTATTCCGAGCCTCGATTTCGGATGTCTGATATTTTTGACTTTTTGGTCGGGTAGAGGTCAGGGGCCTTTCAGCCCCATTCCCCCCTAAGAACTGTACATGTAAGTTTCCCCACATACAGCTCAAGCATCTCAAAGACGGCCCTTGTGGGACCCGCCCGACTGTGATTCTTCCTAAGTAAACTGGGCGCGAAATTCGCGTGCCGATAATGCCGGCAGTAGTTTGCTTTCCCTTTTGTTCCTTCACAGCCTTTGCGATACGCATTTACAGCCTTCTGACTTCCCGTTGAGCTTACTTCCACTTAATGGAATTCCACTTCTCAGAGTCATCTGTGAGTGCACCAGCCTTTTGAGCCGTCATTTGCTTCCTCTTCTTCAAGGGTTCTCCAAATTCTCTCGCAATGAGACACCAGTTGGACGTCAGCACGCTCTTTCACCAGTCGCCGAAAGCTT is drawn from bacterium and contains these coding sequences:
- the carA gene encoding glutamine-hydrolyzing carbamoyl-phosphate synthase small subunit, coding for MKAILALENGAVFEGESFGADGEAYGEVVFNTSMMGYQEILTDPSYRGQIVTMTYPLIGNYGINEEDSESSRPFLSGFVVREYTPCPSNWRASKSLAQYLKEEGIVAIQGVDTRALTRMLRTGGVKKGIISTEDLSPDSLIKKAIDSPSLIGRDLVREVTTNKVYTIPPPPSQAPPPKIAVYDFGVKKNILRKLYQHGAQLVVVPAATPADEILRFEPDGIVLSNGPGDPAGVGYAIENVRLLLGKKPILGICLGHQILGLAMGGKTYKLKFGHRGGNQPVKDLITGRVEITAQNHGFCVDLKSLPRDKVFISHINLNDHTVEGMTNSEERVISVQYHPEASPGPHDANYLFGRYMEMVRGEMSR
- a CDS encoding PTS sugar transporter subunit IIA, which codes for MKIGNILETDLIFLDFESRNKEVALEDMVGRINKKVRDTKEVLEAINRREKLGTTAVGDGVALPHCRTSAIKKILAAFFRSTAGIDFEAEDGEPVHLIFLILAPDEEWESYLEVLAQIARLCKEEKNRNALLKANNPGEVIKFIKGVSEGI